A window of the Oncorhynchus mykiss isolate Arlee chromosome 15, USDA_OmykA_1.1, whole genome shotgun sequence genome harbors these coding sequences:
- the LOC110490476 gene encoding guanylyl cyclase-activating protein 1 — translation MGNATGSTVEDLQAVEKHLWYKKFMTECPSGQLTLHEFKQFFGLRGLDAEANAYIEQMFRTFDMNKDGYIDFLEYVAALSLVMRGKMEHKLRWYFKLYDVDGNGCIDRSELLNIIKAIRAINGNENQEVDAEEFTNRVFDKIDVNGDGELSLEEFVAGAHTDEDFMEVMMKTLDLTHIVAMIHNRRHSV, via the exons ATGGGTAACGCTACAGGATCCACCGTGGAAGATCTCCAGGCTGTGGAGAAGCACCTCTGGTATAAGAAGTTCATGACAGAGTGTCCTTCGGGTCAGCTCACCCTGCATGAGTTCAAGCAGTTCTTTGGGCTCCGGGGACTGGATGCTGAAGCCAACGCCTACATCGAGCAGATGTTCCGCACGTTCGATATGAACAAG GATGGCTACATAGACTTCTTGGAGTATGTGGCTGCTCTGAGCCTGGTGATGCGGGGTAAAATGGAACATAAGCTCCGCTGGTACTTTAAGCTGTATGATGTGGACGGCAACGGGTGCATTGATCGAAGTGAGCTGCTAAACATCATAAAG GCTATCCGTGCAATCAATGGGAACGAAAACCAGGAAGTTGATGCGGAGGAGTTCACCAACCGGGTGTTTGATAAGATAGATGTCAACGGAGATG GGGAGCTGTCTTTGGAGGAGTTTGTGGCAGGGGCTCACACTGACGAAGACTTCATGGAAGTAATGATGAAGACCTTGGATCTCACCCACATAGTCGCCATGATCCACAATCGGAGGCACAGTGTTTAG